The following are encoded together in the Picrophilus oshimae DSM 9789 genome:
- a CDS encoding acetamidase/formamidase family protein has product MFDIDGFDDKNLHFSWNAINKPVIYINDGDVLNINIPDSSTNQIRYDSRDMKIDNSRVDAAVGPVYINGSEPGDAIEVEIYDIKTGGWGWSAIINNFGLLKNRYNERLFIWDIENGYARGVNFLKGIKIPLNPFIGIIGTAPALGKYEMIPPQHFGGNMDNRLIRSGSKVLLPVNVNGGLISFSDPHASQGDGEVCGTAIETSAVLKIKIRLIKNRNLKTPIIYSNENYSGNVIATTGINNDIYKAAVEATSEMINYLSRELNITEEESYILCSVAGNLRISEIVDEPNFVVSMVMPENVISK; this is encoded by the coding sequence ATGTTTGATATAGATGGTTTTGATGATAAGAATCTCCATTTTTCATGGAATGCAATTAATAAGCCTGTTATTTACATAAACGATGGTGACGTTTTAAATATAAATATACCGGACTCATCAACGAATCAGATCAGGTACGATTCAAGGGATATGAAAATAGATAACTCAAGGGTTGATGCGGCAGTTGGGCCTGTTTATATAAATGGTTCAGAGCCTGGCGATGCCATAGAGGTTGAGATATATGATATAAAAACAGGAGGATGGGGCTGGAGTGCCATAATAAATAATTTTGGCCTTTTAAAAAATAGATACAATGAAAGGTTATTTATCTGGGACATTGAAAATGGTTATGCCAGGGGAGTAAACTTTCTAAAAGGCATTAAAATACCATTGAACCCATTTATAGGCATAATTGGCACGGCACCTGCGCTTGGAAAATATGAGATGATACCGCCACAGCACTTTGGTGGCAACATGGATAACCGATTAATAAGATCTGGATCAAAGGTTTTGCTCCCTGTAAACGTTAATGGTGGGCTCATATCATTTTCGGATCCGCATGCATCCCAGGGCGATGGCGAGGTCTGTGGAACCGCAATAGAAACCTCCGCTGTTTTAAAAATAAAAATTAGGTTAATAAAGAATCGCAATTTAAAAACACCGATAATATACTCAAATGAGAACTATTCAGGGAATGTAATAGCAACGACCGGAATAAATAATGATATTTATAAGGCGGCAGTGGAGGCAACATCAGAGATGATAAATTACCTATCAAGGGAGCTAAACATAACAGAGGAGGAATCTTACATATTATGCAGTGTTGCCGGCAATCTCAGGATAAGTGAGATTGTTGATGAGCCAAACTTTGTTGTTTCCATGGTGATGCCAGAGAATGTAATATCAAAATGA
- the prpB gene encoding methylisocitrate lyase translates to MNDLLDYDFLTVPGIFNGFSARLARQSGFIAGYLSGGALTSSMGLPDLGLISLTELENSVRIIKEVSDIKIIVDADTGFGEALSVYRTFKVLERAGADAIQIEDQKMPKRCGHLDGKEIIDASNMVEKIKAADMARKNALIIARTDARGVTGIDDAIERAKMYIEAGADIIFPEALKTKDEFRYFSSMVKAPLLANMTEFGKTPFITADEFKKLGYRFVIFPVTAFRAAALAMKRCYEALYNDGTQKNIINDLMTRSDQYKVINYDFYANMDGKIADWRHANGR, encoded by the coding sequence TTGAATGATCTTCTTGATTATGATTTTTTAACCGTTCCTGGTATATTTAACGGTTTCTCCGCAAGGCTGGCCAGGCAATCAGGCTTTATTGCAGGCTACCTGTCCGGGGGTGCACTGACATCATCGATGGGCCTTCCGGACCTTGGCCTGATATCATTAACTGAGCTTGAGAATTCTGTAAGAATCATAAAAGAGGTTTCAGACATAAAGATCATTGTTGATGCCGATACAGGCTTTGGCGAGGCCCTGTCAGTATACAGGACATTTAAGGTTCTTGAAAGGGCGGGCGCAGACGCCATTCAAATAGAGGATCAAAAGATGCCAAAGAGGTGCGGCCACCTTGACGGAAAGGAAATAATAGATGCATCAAACATGGTTGAAAAGATAAAGGCTGCAGACATGGCCAGAAAAAATGCATTGATAATAGCAAGGACCGATGCCAGGGGTGTAACAGGTATTGACGATGCAATTGAACGTGCAAAGATGTACATTGAGGCTGGCGCCGATATAATATTTCCAGAGGCATTAAAAACAAAGGATGAATTCAGGTACTTTTCATCTATGGTAAAGGCACCGCTTCTTGCAAATATGACAGAATTCGGAAAAACACCGTTTATAACTGCAGATGAATTTAAAAAGCTTGGATACAGGTTTGTTATATTCCCTGTTACCGCATTCCGGGCTGCAGCACTTGCAATGAAGAGATGCTATGAGGCACTTTATAATGATGGAACGCAAAAAAATATAATAAACGATTTAATGACAAGATCCGATCAATACAAGGTTAT
- a CDS encoding carbonic anhydrase has protein sequence MDVLISCMDYRLSRYLENRADIIIRNAGGVIYDIIEKIKSLKPDRIIYMPHSDCAAMKLAGRILNNDVECDFDVYKHLAVHFKGVSDMERYNYEHGLSLLKEYFNNVHGEFIDTKAIEWPARRPYYKLLKSSDKYDDLDGYYIIQAPDQSWVENDIKIAKMLGLSEK, from the coding sequence ATGGATGTATTAATATCATGCATGGATTACCGCTTATCCAGATATCTTGAGAACAGGGCGGATATAATAATAAGAAACGCCGGCGGCGTAATCTATGATATAATAGAAAAAATAAAATCGCTTAAACCTGACAGGATTATATACATGCCACACAGTGATTGTGCTGCAATGAAGCTTGCAGGCAGAATTTTAAACAACGATGTTGAATGCGATTTTGACGTTTACAAACATCTTGCAGTGCATTTCAAAGGTGTTTCAGACATGGAAAGATACAATTACGAGCATGGGCTATCATTATTAAAAGAGTATTTTAACAATGTACATGGAGAATTTATAGATACAAAAGCCATAGAATGGCCTGCCAGGAGGCCGTACTATAAATTGCTTAAAAGCTCTGATAAATATGATGATTTGGACGGATATTATATAATACAGGCCCCGGATCAATCCTGGGTGGAGAATGATATAAAAATAGCAAAAATGCTTGGTCTATCAGAGAAATAA
- a CDS encoding MmgE/PrpD family protein codes for MIEDKIADFVVRSKYEDLDDDTVNEIKKRFVDAVGVAYASMDSPAYNAIKHLADYSQGNALTFGIKNTEPGLSAFINSLLIRYLDFNDTYLSLEPLHPSDMFGTIISAASLFKKTGRDIIKAAAVGYAVSMKFCDSTTLRKKGYDHVNFTEIGMAAALSSLLNFDIDQTINTISIALVPHIALRESRVGSLTMWKAGATAESSRNSIFAALATLHGFTSTKTPLSGELGFVNIIARDINKNVFDDLDVNYMKKTYIKKYPVEYHAQAAVAASLYLSNKISVDKIKKIDVYTYEAAISILADKSKWNPENKETADHSLPFIIASTMINRSFWLENYNINEYRKARDLMKKINIIEDYKYTNEYPEKLPIKIVINDDIEKYIDIPEGHYKRPMSLSSIEGKFIKLTNNKKLLDKLWHLDSMEAIEIE; via the coding sequence ATGATTGAGGATAAAATTGCAGATTTTGTTGTAAGATCAAAATATGAAGATCTTGATGATGATACAGTAAATGAAATAAAAAAGCGCTTTGTTGACGCCGTTGGCGTTGCCTATGCATCCATGGATTCACCTGCATACAATGCAATAAAACATCTTGCAGATTATTCACAGGGCAATGCACTTACATTTGGAATAAAAAATACAGAACCAGGACTTTCCGCATTTATAAACTCGCTTTTAATAAGATATCTGGATTTTAATGATACATACCTTTCCCTGGAGCCATTGCATCCCAGTGATATGTTCGGGACAATAATCTCCGCGGCATCATTGTTTAAAAAAACCGGCAGGGATATAATAAAGGCCGCTGCAGTCGGCTATGCGGTTTCAATGAAATTCTGCGATTCAACGACATTAAGAAAGAAGGGTTACGATCATGTTAATTTTACAGAGATCGGCATGGCAGCAGCTTTATCATCATTATTAAACTTTGATATTGATCAGACAATAAACACGATATCAATAGCGCTGGTACCGCATATAGCATTGCGGGAGAGCAGGGTAGGAAGCCTTACAATGTGGAAGGCTGGTGCAACCGCGGAATCATCAAGAAACTCCATTTTCGCAGCCCTTGCAACGCTACATGGATTCACGTCGACGAAGACGCCGCTTAGCGGTGAGCTTGGCTTTGTAAATATAATAGCCAGGGACATAAACAAAAACGTTTTTGATGATCTCGATGTAAATTACATGAAAAAAACGTATATAAAAAAGTATCCTGTTGAGTACCATGCACAGGCCGCAGTGGCTGCATCATTATACCTATCAAATAAAATAAGCGTTGACAAAATCAAAAAAATTGATGTTTACACATACGAGGCGGCAATATCCATACTTGCAGACAAGAGCAAATGGAACCCTGAAAACAAGGAGACTGCCGATCATAGCCTGCCGTTTATAATAGCCTCAACAATGATAAACAGATCATTCTGGCTGGAGAACTATAATATTAACGAATACAGGAAGGCCCGTGATTTAATGAAAAAAATAAACATCATAGAGGATTATAAATACACAAATGAGTATCCAGAGAAACTGCCAATAAAGATTGTAATAAACGACGATATTGAAAAATATATAGATATACCTGAGGGCCATTATAAAAGGCCAATGAGTTTAAGCTCAATAGAGGGAAAATTCATTAAATTAACAAATAACAAAAAATTACTTGATAAACTATGGCATTTAGATTCCATGGAGGCGATAGAGATTGAATGA